From a single Mycolicibacterium moriokaense genomic region:
- a CDS encoding MCE family protein: MTLALVVVVVSTVYLQFRGEFSPAMHLTLVSDRAGLVMEPGAKVTYNGVEIGRVAAVRAIQQGDTTKAKLSLDVAPKYIELIPANVTAEIKASTVFGNKYVAFRSPSRPASARVSSSQVIDVSHVTTEFNTLFETLMSIAQKVDPVKLNLTLAATAEALDGHGLDFGRSIVAGNAVLDDINPQMPQIREDTRRLTDLADVYAKSSPDFWNFLNNAATTAGTVNEQRADLDAALLAAAGFGDTGADVVGRGSPYLVRGLADLVTTTDTLNTYSPEFLCSIRNYAAILPQTVESAGGNGYSIDFRIGLTGAPNPYVYPDNLPRSNARGGPGGAPGCWQTVTKDFWPAPYLVADTGASLAPYNHLELGQPLLTEYVWGRQVGENTINP, encoded by the coding sequence GTGACGCTGGCCCTGGTCGTAGTGGTGGTATCGACGGTCTACCTGCAATTTCGCGGTGAGTTCAGTCCGGCCATGCACTTGACCCTGGTGTCGGATCGCGCTGGGCTGGTCATGGAGCCCGGGGCAAAAGTGACCTATAACGGCGTCGAAATCGGCCGGGTCGCCGCGGTGCGCGCGATCCAGCAGGGCGACACCACCAAGGCGAAACTGTCCCTGGACGTCGCTCCAAAGTACATCGAGCTGATCCCGGCCAACGTGACCGCCGAGATCAAGGCCAGCACGGTATTCGGCAACAAGTATGTAGCTTTCCGTAGCCCGTCGAGACCGGCATCTGCGCGGGTGTCGAGCTCGCAGGTGATCGACGTGTCGCACGTGACGACCGAATTCAACACCCTGTTCGAAACCTTGATGTCGATCGCGCAGAAAGTCGATCCCGTCAAACTCAACCTCACTCTTGCGGCCACCGCCGAGGCACTGGACGGGCACGGCCTCGACTTCGGCCGATCGATCGTCGCGGGCAATGCTGTCCTCGACGACATCAACCCTCAGATGCCGCAGATCCGCGAAGACACCAGACGCCTTACCGACCTCGCCGACGTTTATGCCAAATCCTCGCCCGATTTTTGGAACTTCCTCAACAATGCAGCGACCACGGCAGGCACGGTCAATGAGCAGCGAGCCGATCTGGATGCGGCGCTGCTGGCTGCCGCGGGGTTTGGCGACACCGGCGCTGACGTCGTGGGGCGGGGAAGTCCCTACCTGGTGCGAGGTCTGGCCGACCTGGTGACGACGACGGACACCTTGAACACCTATAGCCCCGAATTTCTCTGCAGCATAAGAAATTATGCTGCGATCCTGCCGCAGACCGTTGAATCGGCAGGCGGCAACGGCTACTCAATTGACTTCCGTATCGGGCTCACCGGTGCGCCGAATCCGTACGTCTACCCCGACAACCTGCCCCGTTCCAATGCGCGAGGCGGCCCGGGCGGGGCCCCTGGATGTTGGCAGACAGTCACCAAGGATTTCTGGCCCGCCCCGTACCTGGTGGCCGATACCGGCGCATCGTTGGCTCCCTACAATCACCTCGAACTTGGGCAGCCATTGCTTACCGAATATGTGTGGGGGCGCCAGGTCGGTGAAAACACCATCAATCCCTAG
- a CDS encoding TetR/AcrR family transcriptional regulator, which produces MSTQPAAYADDDDDIDPRRIRSRNRLLDAAATLLTTGGIEAVTIDAVTKASKVARTTLYRHFTSSSQLLAATFERLLPHVTAPTPDEGSLRERLIEILSRQAALFAEAPIQVTTLAWVALGPTDPAADGTGDEHSPAGSLRSRVVEQYRKPFDEILSSDQAREELDDFDLELAECQLVGPLVFARMTGLCAISHDQCVRIVDDFLAAHSRTRTEA; this is translated from the coding sequence GTGAGCACTCAACCGGCGGCGTACGCAGACGACGATGATGACATCGACCCCCGCCGGATCAGGTCGCGTAACCGATTGCTCGACGCGGCGGCCACACTCCTCACCACCGGGGGAATCGAAGCCGTCACGATCGATGCGGTGACCAAAGCCTCCAAGGTCGCTCGCACTACCCTCTATCGGCATTTCACCAGCTCATCGCAATTGCTCGCGGCCACATTCGAGCGCCTGCTGCCGCACGTCACTGCACCGACACCCGACGAGGGGTCGTTGCGCGAGCGACTGATTGAAATACTCAGCCGACAGGCTGCACTTTTTGCCGAGGCGCCGATCCAGGTCACCACGCTGGCTTGGGTCGCCCTCGGGCCCACCGATCCTGCCGCTGACGGCACCGGAGACGAGCACAGCCCAGCTGGCAGCCTGCGTTCCCGGGTCGTCGAGCAGTACCGCAAACCGTTCGACGAGATCCTGTCGAGCGACCAGGCTCGCGAAGAACTTGACGATTTCGACCTCGAATTGGCTGAGTGCCAGCTCGTCGGTCCGCTGGTCTTCGCACGCATGACCGGACTCTGCGCCATCAGCCATGACCAGTGCGTCCGCATCGTCGACGACTTTCTTGCCGCGCACTCGCGCACGCGAACCGAAGCGTGA
- a CDS encoding PaaI family thioesterase, with translation MSDTAHPGPQLLPPHTPTCTGCGPANSHGLQLVVYRHGDEVYSDVTFDERHIGAPGLAHGGAVATACDDVLGFTLWVAGTPAVTRSLTVEYLRPVPLHEPHRINAQITGRQGRALHVSGTGVSRDGITRFTATAVFVTVGADHFAAHGDVSEFEDLFHRLTGTPHRSTGDHSN, from the coding sequence ATGAGTGACACAGCACATCCGGGGCCACAACTGCTGCCTCCGCATACCCCGACGTGTACCGGGTGCGGACCCGCGAATTCGCATGGATTGCAGCTGGTTGTCTATCGCCACGGTGACGAGGTCTACAGCGATGTGACGTTCGATGAGCGCCATATCGGCGCACCAGGACTGGCGCACGGCGGCGCGGTAGCGACAGCCTGTGACGACGTACTGGGCTTCACATTGTGGGTGGCCGGCACGCCCGCGGTGACACGCAGTCTGACAGTGGAGTATCTGCGACCGGTCCCGTTGCACGAACCGCACAGGATTAATGCCCAGATCACCGGCCGCCAAGGACGTGCCCTTCACGTCAGCGGAACGGGAGTCAGTCGCGATGGCATTACCCGGTTCACCGCCACCGCAGTCTTCGTGACGGTGGGTGCCGATCATTTCGCTGCGCACGGTGACGTGAGTGAATTCGAGGACCTGTTTCATCGGCTCACCGGCACGCCTCACCGATCAACTGGTGATCACAGCAACTGA
- a CDS encoding TetR family transcriptional regulator produces MNSRTCFIGSPARLTDQLVITATEHGVGSMAPKVRRHRPDRAADLCGVDTYRRNSAVDAAMMLAVSGGYEAVQVRAVAAQVGIGVSTLYRYFPSKIHLLVSALTREFQEFGDSRDWTVTASTPRERLRLLVDCLHAEWQQDPRLTEAVTRAFVLADHTAATATDEAIDVIEGLLARTLSGGEPTVRNQRLAGLIADVWLANLAAFSSGRISGEVARDRIDRAIDRFVDATHGDPEMG; encoded by the coding sequence GTGAATTCGAGGACCTGTTTCATCGGCTCACCGGCACGCCTCACCGATCAACTGGTGATCACAGCAACTGAGCATGGCGTTGGCAGCATGGCTCCCAAGGTGAGACGGCACCGCCCCGATAGAGCGGCCGACCTTTGCGGTGTCGACACCTACCGCCGTAATAGCGCAGTAGACGCGGCGATGATGCTGGCAGTTAGTGGCGGTTACGAGGCCGTGCAGGTTCGCGCCGTGGCCGCGCAGGTCGGTATCGGCGTCAGCACGCTCTACCGGTACTTCCCCTCCAAGATCCATCTCTTGGTATCGGCGTTGACCCGCGAGTTCCAAGAATTTGGAGACAGCCGCGATTGGACCGTCACCGCGTCGACGCCGCGCGAACGTCTTCGCTTGCTCGTCGACTGTCTGCATGCCGAATGGCAACAAGACCCGCGCTTGACCGAGGCGGTGACGCGCGCCTTCGTCCTCGCCGACCACACTGCCGCCACGGCCACAGACGAAGCGATCGACGTCATTGAAGGCCTGCTGGCAAGGACTTTGAGCGGCGGGGAGCCCACGGTCAGAAACCAGCGACTAGCGGGGCTGATCGCTGATGTGTGGCTTGCCAATTTGGCGGCGTTCAGCAGTGGGCGAATATCGGGTGAAGTCGCTCGGGATCGAATCGATAGGGCCATCGACCGCTTTGTGGACGCCACTCACGGCGATCCCGAAATGGGCTGA
- a CDS encoding Mu transposase domain-containing protein, which produces MLTWEDDVELHALAKRGWTISAIARHTGFDRKTVRKYLAGDGQPGVRARPGPDPFDPFVDYVTARLTEDPHLWARTLFDELEELGFGLSYQSLTRNIRTRNLRPVCEACRAATQRPNAVIPHPPGDETQWDWLELPDPPASWGWGKTAHLLVGSLAHSGKWRGFLAASEDQPHLVAGLDRVSRGLGGCTRVWRFDRMATVCDPGSGRVTASFAGVAKHYGVSVAICPARRGNRKGVVEKVNHTAAQRWWRTLADDMTVEAAQVDLDRFARVRGDTRLRATADGRSSVAVVAKTEPLQPMPATPYPVIVTETRTASRQALVSYRGNRYSVPPELATAQVVVSHPVGGQFCDIATMSGIVVARHRMAADGLGVMVRDSGHVIALDTAAMATAATGRPHRRKERIPPGPAAKAAAAQLLQLRQLPITAIETSTPSTDSTVIDLSAYERAAQNRTIQ; this is translated from the coding sequence ATGCTCACATGGGAGGACGATGTGGAATTACATGCCCTGGCCAAGCGTGGTTGGACGATCTCGGCGATCGCCCGGCACACCGGCTTCGACCGCAAGACGGTCCGCAAGTACCTGGCCGGTGACGGCCAGCCCGGGGTGCGAGCCCGCCCCGGCCCGGACCCCTTCGATCCGTTCGTCGACTACGTCACCGCGAGGCTGACCGAGGACCCACACCTGTGGGCCCGCACCCTGTTCGACGAACTCGAGGAACTGGGCTTCGGGCTGTCGTATCAGAGCCTGACCCGCAACATCCGCACCCGGAACCTGCGCCCGGTCTGTGAAGCCTGCCGCGCAGCCACACAGCGCCCGAACGCCGTCATCCCACACCCACCGGGGGACGAAACTCAATGGGACTGGCTGGAATTGCCCGATCCACCGGCATCGTGGGGTTGGGGCAAGACCGCACACCTGCTGGTCGGATCACTGGCTCATTCCGGGAAATGGCGCGGCTTCCTGGCGGCGTCGGAGGATCAACCGCATCTGGTCGCCGGCCTGGACCGGGTGAGCCGTGGCCTGGGAGGGTGCACGCGGGTGTGGCGCTTCGACCGGATGGCCACGGTCTGCGATCCCGGCTCGGGCCGGGTGACCGCGTCGTTCGCCGGGGTCGCCAAGCACTACGGCGTCTCGGTGGCGATCTGCCCGGCCCGGCGCGGCAACCGCAAGGGCGTGGTGGAGAAGGTCAACCACACCGCCGCGCAACGTTGGTGGCGCACCCTGGCCGACGATATGACGGTTGAGGCGGCCCAGGTCGACCTGGATCGCTTTGCGCGGGTACGTGGTGACACCCGGTTGCGGGCCACCGCTGATGGCCGGTCCTCGGTCGCGGTGGTGGCCAAAACGGAGCCACTGCAACCTATGCCGGCAACCCCATATCCGGTGATCGTGACCGAGACCCGCACGGCGTCGCGGCAGGCGTTGGTGTCTTACCGCGGCAACCGCTACTCGGTGCCCCCGGAGCTCGCCACTGCTCAAGTGGTGGTCAGCCATCCGGTCGGTGGTCAGTTCTGCGATATCGCCACCATGAGCGGGATCGTGGTCGCCCGGCACCGAATGGCCGCCGACGGGCTCGGGGTGATGGTGCGTGACAGCGGTCATGTCATCGCCCTGGACACCGCGGCGATGGCCACCGCGGCGACCGGACGGCCACACCGCCGCAAGGAACGCATCCCACCCGGCCCGGCGGCCAAAGCCGCTGCCGCGCAACTACTTCAACTCAGGCAGCTACCCATCACGGCAATTGAAACGTCAACTCCGTCAACCGATTCCACCGTCATCGATCTGTCCGCCTATGAGCGGGCCGCCCAGAACAGGACCATCCAATGA
- the istB gene encoding IS21-like element helper ATPase IstB, which yields MTPTPRTPKTTTTTTGDESPSAAASRYQQLRSHLAELKLAAAAEALPAVLDQAAAENLSLTVALERLLAVEVEASTARRLAGRLRFACLPTPATLDDFDVDSAAGIDRKLIDELGTCRYLQSATNILLIGPPGTGKTHLSVGLARAAAHAGYRTYFTTAADLAARCHRAAIEGRWATTMRFYAGPTLLVIDELGYLPLPAEAASALFQVVSQRYLKTSIVITTNRGVGAWGEILGDTTVAAAMLDRLLHRSVVINLDGESYRLRDHQAAAETLRRTTTGTRQQLH from the coding sequence ATGACCCCCACACCCCGCACCCCAAAGACCACCACCACGACCACCGGCGACGAGTCGCCGTCGGCGGCGGCGTCGCGGTATCAGCAGCTGCGTTCGCATCTGGCCGAACTCAAACTGGCCGCGGCCGCCGAAGCCCTGCCCGCGGTCTTGGACCAGGCCGCCGCCGAGAACCTCTCGCTGACCGTGGCCCTGGAGCGACTGCTGGCCGTGGAAGTCGAAGCCAGCACCGCCCGCCGACTGGCGGGCCGGCTACGGTTCGCCTGCCTGCCCACCCCGGCCACCCTCGATGATTTCGATGTCGATTCCGCCGCCGGCATCGACCGCAAGCTCATCGACGAACTGGGCACCTGCCGCTACCTGCAATCAGCGACCAACATCTTGTTAATCGGACCACCGGGCACCGGCAAAACCCACCTCTCCGTGGGATTGGCCCGCGCCGCCGCGCACGCCGGTTACCGGACATACTTCACGACCGCCGCCGACCTCGCCGCACGGTGTCACCGCGCCGCGATCGAGGGACGCTGGGCCACCACGATGCGGTTCTACGCCGGACCGACCCTGCTGGTTATCGACGAACTCGGGTATTTACCGCTGCCCGCCGAGGCTGCCTCCGCATTGTTTCAGGTTGTGTCCCAACGGTATTTGAAGACCAGCATCGTCATCACCACCAACCGCGGGGTGGGTGCGTGGGGCGAAATCCTCGGCGACACCACCGTCGCCGCAGCCATGCTCGACCGTCTGCTGCACCGCTCGGTGGTCATCAACCTCGACGGCGAGTCCTACCGCCTCCGCGACCACCAGGCCGCCGCCGAAACCCTGCGCCGCACCACCACCGGCACCCGCCAACAACTACACTGA
- a CDS encoding HD domain-containing protein: MGAVDADAVVTAAWLHDVGYAPSVRSTGFHPIDGAVFVRDEGFSAVVVALVAYHTGAVFEARERGLLDALAEFTAPSSLLLDVLTCADLTTSPQGSPVRAEDRVTEILSRYPNGDPVHRAIGRAAPSLLAAAARVGASAC, encoded by the coding sequence TTGGGCGCCGTTGATGCCGACGCGGTGGTGACTGCCGCGTGGCTTCACGATGTCGGCTATGCGCCATCAGTTCGATCGACGGGTTTTCACCCCATCGACGGCGCAGTCTTCGTCCGCGACGAGGGCTTCTCTGCGGTGGTGGTGGCGCTCGTGGCCTATCACACAGGCGCGGTGTTCGAGGCGCGGGAGCGCGGCCTCTTAGACGCGCTAGCCGAGTTCACGGCACCCTCCTCGTTGTTACTGGACGTGCTGACGTGCGCCGACTTGACCACTAGCCCACAAGGCTCGCCTGTAAGGGCTGAAGATCGGGTTACGGAGATTTTGTCGCGATACCCCAATGGCGATCCTGTACATCGTGCGATCGGGCGGGCGGCTCCGAGCCTGTTGGCGGCGGCAGCGCGGGTTGGTGCGTCCGCCTGTTAG
- a CDS encoding NUDIX domain-containing protein yields MARTDYYNDPHAPAANSVVPSTTAVVTDSHDRIVLIRRRDNNLWALPGGAMELGEFIVDAAVREVKEETGLDVDITGLIGVYTSPWHVMAYADGEVRQQFSLCFTTRLLGGQLRVDSESTDIAWTLRGELDSLDIHPSMRLRIQHYFQHRSSPYLG; encoded by the coding sequence ATGGCCCGGACCGACTACTACAACGACCCCCACGCGCCAGCCGCAAACAGTGTGGTGCCCTCCACCACCGCCGTCGTCACCGATTCACATGATCGCATCGTGCTAATTCGCCGCCGCGACAATAATCTGTGGGCATTGCCGGGTGGCGCAATGGAATTGGGTGAATTCATCGTCGACGCTGCGGTTCGTGAAGTGAAAGAGGAAACCGGTCTCGACGTCGACATCACCGGACTCATCGGTGTCTACACAAGCCCCTGGCACGTGATGGCCTACGCCGACGGTGAAGTCCGTCAACAGTTCTCGCTGTGCTTCACCACCCGGCTTCTGGGCGGACAGTTGCGAGTCGATTCGGAAAGCACCGACATCGCTTGGACATTGCGAGGCGAACTCGATTCATTGGATATCCATCCGTCGATGCGGCTGCGCATTCAGCACTACTTCCAACACCGCAGTAGCCCATACCTCGGGTAG
- a CDS encoding helix-turn-helix domain-containing protein has protein sequence MSEKGFSETRLATAAGVDVKTVGRWVRGESLPQAVNARATADALGCDPQTLWPDIFPTLCPPGTGTVAVSVYRSRADVPVAVWTQLFGGAAEQIDILVYGGTFLFDGIPRFCSMLAVAAERGVATRFIVGDPDCAAVSQRGDEETIGSVLAARCQITLARLASLADAPGLEVRTHATPLYTSMFRADNTLIANPHLYGAPASDNPVLFIRRDDAPELWRDHQVSFERVWNTAQPLPIHA, from the coding sequence ATGAGCGAAAAGGGTTTCAGCGAAACCAGACTCGCAACAGCCGCCGGTGTCGACGTCAAGACGGTGGGCCGCTGGGTCAGGGGTGAATCACTGCCCCAAGCGGTCAACGCGCGCGCCACCGCCGACGCACTGGGCTGCGATCCGCAGACGCTTTGGCCAGACATCTTTCCCACCCTGTGCCCACCTGGTACCGGCACTGTCGCCGTCAGTGTGTACCGAAGCCGCGCGGACGTCCCTGTCGCCGTGTGGACCCAACTGTTCGGCGGCGCCGCCGAGCAGATCGACATCCTGGTCTACGGGGGCACCTTCCTCTTCGACGGCATTCCCAGGTTCTGCTCAATGCTCGCAGTCGCGGCCGAACGCGGAGTCGCCACTCGCTTCATCGTGGGTGATCCCGATTGCGCTGCGGTCAGCCAACGGGGGGACGAGGAGACGATTGGCTCAGTTCTGGCCGCTCGCTGCCAGATCACACTCGCACGACTGGCTTCACTCGCAGATGCCCCGGGCTTGGAGGTGCGCACACACGCCACACCGCTGTACACGTCGATGTTCCGCGCGGACAACACCCTGATTGCCAACCCGCACCTCTACGGTGCTCCTGCCAGCGACAATCCCGTCCTCTTTATTAGACGTGACGACGCGCCCGAGCTGTGGCGCGATCACCAAGTCTCTTTCGAACGGGTGTGGAACACCGCCCAACCATTACCCATCCACGCCTGA
- a CDS encoding SCO3933 family regulatory protein: MKLRIDTGGVSFVCTRAPEQRIAFDTGQPKLDRETSLPLWQVQVMALDSTGGDVITVTVAGDPNVTVGQPVHIEGLVALPWSQDSRSGVAFRAEAIRASGAPLAGVIATPRTAPSSGIPSGTGKPAA, from the coding sequence ATGAAGCTACGTATTGACACCGGCGGTGTGTCGTTTGTGTGCACGCGAGCGCCCGAACAGCGGATCGCTTTCGACACCGGCCAGCCGAAGCTGGATCGCGAGACAAGTCTGCCGCTGTGGCAGGTCCAAGTGATGGCGCTGGACTCCACGGGCGGCGACGTCATCACCGTGACGGTTGCCGGCGACCCGAATGTGACGGTCGGCCAGCCGGTCCACATCGAGGGCTTGGTTGCCTTGCCGTGGAGCCAGGACAGTCGCAGCGGAGTCGCGTTCCGTGCCGAGGCGATCCGCGCTTCAGGTGCGCCACTGGCAGGCGTCATCGCCACGCCCAGGACCGCACCTTCAAGCGGCATACCCAGCGGTACAGGCAAGCCTGCCGCATAA